In one window of Denticeps clupeoides chromosome 2, fDenClu1.1, whole genome shotgun sequence DNA:
- the rmc1 gene encoding regulator of MON1-CCZ1 complex — protein sequence MDEEYYIALCEDPVQFENASSVNNVFFDEANKQVFAVRSGGATGVVAKGPDDKSSVAFRMEDKGEVKCIKFSLGNKILAVQRTPKSVDFKNFLPDLPHIEFSQECKTKNAVILGFCWTNWNEIVFITDQGIEFYQVLPDKRSLKLLKNQSINVNWYIYSPETAVLLLSTTVQGNVLQPFAFKNGTMSKMPKFEIELPVVPKPAKLSLSERDIAVATIYGQLYVMYLKHHTRTINSPGAEVVLYHLPREGACKKTNTLKLNTTGKFALNVVDNLVVVHHQSSLTSFIFDIKLRESDCAVNVHQPVLPARSIQPYSIPLTGPTAAPSQAPVPCELYSSTWSVFQPDIIISASEGYLWYLQVRLQPTLNLLPDKGKLMDFLLRRRDCKMVILSVCSQMLVGDEKDSLPVVATVFDKLNQVYKDYLDAEQSYTVAMESGPSRSSSLHKRPVRTQAVIDQSDMYTHVLSVFSERKDVSHKFIIAVLMEYIRSLNQFQITVQHYLYELVIKTLVHHNLFYMLHQFLQYHVLSDSKPLACLLLSLESTYPPAHQLSLDMLKRLSTANDEIVEVLLSKQQVLGALRFVRSVGGHDNVSARKFLDAARQTNNSMLFYTIFRFFEQRNLRLRGNPGFNPGEHCEEHVAFFKQIFGEQALMKPATV from the exons ATGGATGAAGAATATTATATTGCACTGTGCGAGGACCCCGTGCAATTCGAAAACGCGTCCAGTGTCAACAATGTGTTTTTCGACGAGGCTAATAAGCAG gtgtTTGCTGTAAGGTCCGGAGGAGCCACAGGAGTTGTGGCCAAAGGACCAGATGACAAGAGCTCAGTGGCCTTCAG AATGGAGGACAAAGGGGAGGTCAAGTGCATCAAGTTTTCTCTTGGAAATAAAATATTAGCAGTTCAGAGAACACCAAAGTCCGTG GACTTCAAAAATTTTCTCCCTGATCTTCCACATATTGAATTCTCACAAGAATGTAAG ACGAAGAATGCAGTCATTTTGGGGTTCTGCTGGACAAATTGGAATGAAATCGTTTTCATCACTGACCAGGGAATAGAGTTCTACCAG GTTCTGCCTGATAAGCGCAGTCTGAAGCTGCTGAAGAACCAGAGCATCAATGTGAACTGGTACATCTACTCTCCGGAGACTGCTGTTCTTCTGCTCTCCACTACTGTCCAGGGCAATGTGCTGCAGCCCTTCGCCTTCAAA AATGGGACCATGTCCAAGATGCCCAAATTTGAGATTGAATTGCCAGTAGTGCCAAAACCTGCCAAGCTAAGCTTGTCTGAAAGAGACATCGCCGTCGCTACAAT CTATGGACAGCTCTATGTCATGTACCTGAAGCATCACACCAGAACCATCAACAGTCCGGGCGCTGAAGTGGTTCTGTATCATCTGCCCAG GGAGGGTGCTTGTAAGAAAACAAATACACTGAAGCTGAACACCACAGGGAAATTTGCGCTCAATGTGGTGGATAACCTGGTGGTGGTGCATCATCAGAGTTCACTG ACATCCTTCATATTTGACATCAAGCTGCGGGAGTCAGACTGCGCAGTGAACGTTCATCAGCCAGTGCTGCCAGCACGCTCCATCCAGCCTTACAGCATTCCTCTGACAG GTCCCACGGCTGCTCCCAGCCAGGCGCCGGTGCCCTGTGAGCTCT ATTCCTCCACATGGAGTGTGTTCCAGCCTGACATCATTATCAGTGCCAGTGAAG GATATCTGTGGTACCTTCAGGTGAGGCTGCAGCCAACTCTCAACCTTCTGCCTGACAAGGGGAAGCTAATGGACTTCCTCCTGCGCAGACGTGACTGCAAGATGGTCATCTTGTCTGTGTGCTCACAAA TGTTGGTTGGGGATGAGAAGGACAGCCTACCAGTTGTGGCGACTGTGTTCGACAAACTCAACCAGGTGTACAAAGACTATCTGGATGCAGAGCAGTCTTATACTGTA GCAATGGAGTCCGGTCCAAGTCGGTCCAGCTCTTTACATAAGAGGCCTGTGCGAACGCAGGCGGTCATCGATCAGTCGGACATGTACACTCATGTCCTGTCTGTCTTTTCAGAACGAAAG GACGTGTCCCACAAATTCATCATTGCCGTTTTAATGGAATACATTCGCTCTCTCAACCAATTCCAGATTACAGTGCAG CACTACTTGTATGAGTTAGTGATAAAGACCCTGGTCCACCACAACCTGTTCTACATGCTCCATCAGTTTCTCCAGTATCACGTGCTTAGCGACTCCAAGCCGCTG GCCTGTCTGCTGCTGTCTTTGGAAAGCACCTATCCGCCTGCACACCAGCTATCACTAGACATGCTGAAG AGGCTCTCCACAGCCAATGATGAGATTGTGGAGGTCCTCTTATCCAAGCAACAGGTGCTCGGTGCGCTGCGGTTTGTACGCAgcgtgggtggccatgacaatgTGTCCGCACGGAAGTTTCTAGACGCCGCACGGCAGACAAATAACTCCATGCTCTTCTACACCATTTTCCGTTTCTTCGAACAGAGGAACCTGCGACTACGTGGAAACCCGGGCTTTAACCCAG GTGAGCACTGTGAGGAACATGTAGCATTCTTCAAGCAGATCTTTGGAGAGCAAGCACTGATGAAGCCAGCTACTGTTTAA
- the LOC114769472 gene encoding uncharacterized protein LOC114769472, whose product MGNHSPAHLVVLGLSLTVYILVVLLNALAGQGLAPFLRKTANVSDEYNTQITPSGWTFSIWGVIYSWLTGMLCYILSTTCRRNSYGYIYCSPPVLPYGFFIAWICNMLFNLTWLLLWDRLQMIAAFIFLGLIAFTNYVALFFSCHGLISYGAWLNTYHKADLWLIRVLVQNGLATYTTWTTIATLINLNIVLAYDAGMSQSDAGTVALSILLVEACVWFILENFVFEKHVRYILTIYPVVIIALSGNMTKNYNHAGPSRNGLFTAVLLALACVLFAARLILVLWRHFKQPLYTNITSENSMSPMEIAKKQKAIFS is encoded by the exons ATGGGAAATCACAGCCCTGCACATCTGGTTGTTCTTGGATTGTCACTCACTGTCTACATCCTGGTTGTTCTACTCAATGCACTTGCTGGACAAGGACTAG CACCCTTTCTGAGGAAAACTGCGAATGTATCGGATGAGTACAACACGCAGATCACGCCATCTGGATGGACCTTCTCCATCTGGGGTGTAATATACAGCTGGTTGACTGGCATGCTGTGCTACATCCTCAGCACCACCTGCAGACG GAACAGCTATGGTTACATATACTGCTCGCCTCCCGTTCTGCCCTACGGATTTTTCATTGCCTGGATTTGTAACATGTTGTTCAACCTTACCTGGCTGTTGCTGTGGGACCGACT TCAAATGATCgcagcatttatttttctggGACTGATTGCTTTCACAAACTACGTGGCGCTGTTCTTCTCCTGCCACGGACTGATATCGTATGGTGCATGGCTCAACACATACCACAAGGCAGACCTCTGGCTCATCCGTGTCTTG GTGCAAAATGGATTAGCTACATATACGACATGGACAACAATAGCCACCCTGATCAACCTAAATATCGTGCTGGCCTATGATGCTGGCATGTCCCAGTCAGACGCGGGAACAGTGGCTCTCTCTATTCTACTGGTTGAAGCCTGTGTGTG GTTTATCCTGGAGAACTTTGTTTTTGAAAAGCATGTGCGTTACATCCTTACCATCTACCCTGTGGTAATTATAGCCTTGTCGGGTAACATGACAAAGAACTACAATCATGCAGGCCCGAGCCGCAATGGCCTTTTCACTG CTGTGCTCTTGGCTCTTGCTTGCGTGTTATTTGCTGCAAGACTCATTCTGGTCCTCTGGAGACATTTCAAGCAGCCTCTCTACACAAACATAACTTCTGAAAACAGCATGTCTCCTATGGAGATTGCAAAGAAGCAGAAAGCTATATTTAGCTAA